In Chiroxiphia lanceolata isolate bChiLan1 chromosome 2, bChiLan1.pri, whole genome shotgun sequence, a single genomic region encodes these proteins:
- the FAM162A gene encoding protein FAM162A: MWGRADRAVKLLGRNIPSILRMTEGVDLKISRRLCIKPQEGSKLQSKSQSPLRVPGYKPTDWEKRFLLWAGHFKKPEDIPETVSIETVRAAKTTLRVKFSYVMIALTVVGCIIMVIRGKQAVKRHETLTNINLEKKAQWREESTASAKP, encoded by the exons ATGTGGGGCCGCGCCG ataGGGCTGTTAAACTGCTGGGAAGAAATATTCCCTCAATTCTAAGGATGACTGAAGGAGTGGATCTGAAGATAAGCAGAAGGCTTTGCATTAAACCCCAGGAAGGAAGTAAACTTCAGTCAAAGA gtcaGTCTCCTTTGAGGGTGCCTGGATACAAGCCTACAGACTGGGAGAAAAGATTTTTGTTGTGGGCAGGCCATTTCAAGAAACCAGAGGACATACCAGAGACTGTCTC GATTGAAACAGTCAGAGCAGCAAAGACCACACTGCGTGTGAAGTTCAGCTATGTAATGATTGCCTTGACAGTAGTGGGATGCATCATCATGGTGATTAGAGGGAAGCAG GCTGTAAAAAGACATGAAACTCTTACAAACATAAACTTGGAGAAGAAAGCCCAGTGGAGAGAGGAAAGTACTGCATCTGCTAAACcttaa
- the CCDC58 gene encoding coiled-coil domain-containing protein 58 produces the protein MAAPSGAAGCEDFAEFQELLRVMRTIDDRIVHELNTTIPTASFVGKVDPSQTCKELYESLMNAHTNRERIIKNCIAQTSSVVKTLREEREKAQDDVALLKQLRKEQTKLKLMQSELNVEEVVNDRSWKVFNERCRIHYKPPKSQ, from the exons ATGGCGGCGCCCAGCGGAGCCGCGGGCTGCGAGGACTTCGCCGAGTTCCAG gagctgctcagggtgATGAGGACGATCGATGATAGAATTGTCCATGAATTAAACACTACAATTCCAACAGCTTCCTTTGTGGGGAAAGTTGATCCTAGCCAGACGTGTAAAGAGCTGTATGAGTCT TTGATGAATGCTCACACCAATAGAGAAAGAATCATCAAAAACTGCATCGCTCAGACTTCCAGTGTAGTGAAAACTctcagagaagagagggaaaaggccCAGGATGATGTAGCATTATTAAAGCAACTCAGGAAAGAGCAGACAAAG TTGAAATTGATGCAGTCGGAGCTCAATGTTGAAGAAGTGGTAAACGACAGAAGCTGGAAG GTATTTAATGAGCGGTGCCGAATTCACTACAAGCCTCCGAAGAGTCAATga
- the LOC116782627 gene encoding cystatin-A-like has translation MSISLMNYVLPHMTMLLSSPLLSRHTKKEEEETIGLYIRRVETSLKYREDPKRPQGQSTDYSPLSHPKQERLREPPVMLKQSPIAGGLSPPDLPTQEVQDITNQVKLQFRVRVNGSYDIFRAILYRTQVVAGTMYFIKVQVNGVEYVHLKVFVGLPAENVYPVLVNFQTGKTRNDPLDYF, from the exons ATGTCAATAAGCTTAATGAATTACGTGCTACCACACATGACTATGTTACTCAGCTCTCCACTTCTATCACGCCATacaaaaaaggaggaggaggagaccaTTGGGCTGTATATAAGAAGGGTAGAAACTTCACTGAAGTACAGGGAAGACCCAAAAAGACCTCAGGGACAGTCAACGGACTACTCTCCTCTCTCTCATCCCAAGCAGGAACGTCTTCGTG AACCACCTGTCATGTTAAAGCAGTCACCTATCGCTGGGGGCTTATCTCCCCCCGACCTTCCTACTCAAGAAGTGCAGGATATCACCAACCAG gtTAAACTACAATTTAGAGTCAGAGTAAACGGGAGCTATGACATCTTTAGAGCCATACTCTACAGGACTCAAGTAGTTGCTGGGACAATGTACTTCATTAAG gtCCAAGTTAATGGTGTTGAATATGTCCACTTAAAGGTGTTTGTGGGCCTTCCTGCAGAGAACGTATATCCTGTCCTTGTCAATTTTCAGACTGGCAAGACCAGAAATGATCCTCTGGACTACTTCTGA